In the genome of Coriobacteriia bacterium, one region contains:
- a CDS encoding type II toxin-antitoxin system RelE/ParE family toxin: MIYIYKTKVFDRWLKKTELTDSDLIQAVDEMNNGLIDADLGEHVFKKRIALPGRGKRSGVRTLVASKIKGQWFFLYGFAKNERDSISDQELRVLQAVAGSWLEQEQHQLQRAIDAGELKEVRKNGT, encoded by the coding sequence ATGATATACATTTATAAAACCAAAGTATTTGACCGCTGGCTAAAGAAGACAGAGCTTACGGACAGTGACTTGATACAGGCTGTTGATGAAATGAATAACGGTTTGATTGACGCTGATCTAGGTGAACATGTGTTCAAAAAGCGTATTGCATTGCCAGGTCGAGGTAAGCGCTCTGGCGTACGTACTTTGGTGGCCAGTAAAATTAAAGGCCAATGGTTCTTTCTGTATGGTTTTGCCAAGAATGAGCGTGACAGTATTTCTGATCAAGAGCTTAGAGTCTTGCAAGCCGTTGCTGGAAGTTGGCTAGAACAAGAACAACATCAGTTGCAACGAGCAATTGATGCCGGTGAATTGAAAGAGGTAAGGAAAAATGGCACATAA
- a CDS encoding PD-(D/E)XK nuclease family transposase: STMQHAIDPKIDCVFKALLGSEENRNLLIHFLNTFLAQELTEPLVWVDILNPYNDKEFLSDKLSIVDVKAKPA, encoded by the coding sequence TGTCAACCATGCAACATGCCATCGACCCCAAAATAGACTGCGTGTTCAAAGCCTTACTGGGTAGCGAGGAAAACCGTAACCTGCTCATCCACTTTCTCAACACTTTCCTGGCGCAAGAACTGACTGAACCGTTAGTCTGGGTCGACATCCTCAACCCTTACAACGACAAAGAATTTCTCAGCGACAAACTGAGCATCGTTGACGTCAAAGCCAAACCCGCGTAA